The Aspergillus luchuensis IFO 4308 DNA, chromosome 6, nearly complete sequence genome segment CGCACGCGCGCAGTCAAGGCCGGAGTTTGTGCGGATCTTGATACCGGCCGCAGAAGATCCGCTGGAGGAGGCCTTGACCTCGAACAGCGACGGTGAGATCAGAGCTCGCCGAATTCCGCCACGACACTCGGCGAAGTCGCGGGTACAATTTTCATAGAATTCTACCGGCTTACCATGGCGAGGAATGAGCTGGTCTGCCTCGGAATACCCATACACCGCTCCCTCGTGTTGCTCCTGGCTACGGGCTTTGCGCCGGATGTGTTTTTCGCCATCCCGCACTACTACGCCACTTGCAGGCTGGCCATTCTCTGCCTTGAAGACGCATCCTACGCTGCCGTCGTCCAGGACATAGCCAATACCATACCGATTCGTGTAATCCACCCATTTAATCACATATGCGTGAGGTGGCCGTCGAAGCCCAGCCCGTCTCCGGGCTGCTGAGTGTGGTACCATGTTGGACAGCATGTGTCGCAGATCCATGTTCACGTCATCAAGGGACGTCCTTGGTAGCGCCTCCCATGGGTCTTCCACATGAAACAAGGGGTGCAGGCCGAGTGTCGAGCGTGGCTTGCTTGCAGAAGCCGTCTTGCTACCAGACCGGCTCAGCGGTTGCGAAGAGGGATCAGGTCGGGCAGGTTTTTCGGGCAAGCTCTCTTGGGTCGCGGCAGCTTTCAGCGGTTCTTCTTGTCTCAGCACGTCTCTGGTCTCCGATTTCGGCATTGCTCGTTGGGAAGGCTGGCGTGGTCTAACTGGCAAATGATCCATTGCTACGGATGCAGGCCGTTCCTTGGCAGGAGGCGGCAGATGGCTAGTTTCCTGACTGCCCGACTCCAGTCTGCGAGACTGCGAGCGCGTCTGCGAGCGAGTCTGGGAGCGAGTCTTCCCGATTACCAGAGACTCCGGTGCCGTACTAGACTTGGGAATCTGTGGCGCAATGTTTTTGTCTAGATCGCGCAACGAACCCGAGTACGATGCTGCCACACCACGCCGTGCGCGAATTGGCCGCTCTGCAAGACCACCTGAAGGTACAACTGCTGGTTTTGCTTCTGGCTCCTCCTCGAACAAAGCCTTCGCTGTCGGTATGGGGTCGGGAATAGCTGCGATTTTCCGGACAGAACCTCTGCCTGTAGCTGCCTGCTGCCGCAGAGTTGCGGCATGACTTTGCGATTCTTTTCGCCGCTGCTGAGCAGCCGCCAGCGCCGCTTGAGTTCGGGTGAGTGAGGCCACATTACTCCGGGCAGATGCGCTGCTCTTCCTTGACAGGACACTGTCTTCGAAAGAGGAGCCATCTCTGCGTGACAGTAAGGAAGTATCGGGGTCGCTCCAATCACCTATCGGGTCATGGGGGTACTTGTACACGATATCCTCTGGAAGGGGTATGACAGGCTGGaatcctttctcctcctcagatAAGCATTCGGCGTATGCCGACTTCGAGCAGTTCTTTCCAGCGGCCTTTCGTGCTGTACCGTCTGGTTTTCTGCCCACGCCACAGAGTGTGTAAAACGCCGCCCTACAGACCAGATATCGCTGACTCGGATCATCGATGTGTTCGATGTAGCCAGACAACTTCTCGTCGTATTCCAAGCTGCTCCCAAACATCATTCGATCGCCGCGGGGCTCATCCGGCTTTAGCCAAAGGGGCCTACTAACGCTGCAAGACGGGTCAAGTCGTTTGGGTATGCAACCGTCATACATCCTGAAAAACGGATGTTCAACGATGTCGTCCGGCTCAGGGCGCTCTTCTTCAGCGAGATTCAGACACCAGCTCACGAGCGACTTCGCCTCTTCGGGGATGTAGTTGGCGCACTCGGTGCCTTTCGGCCACACGTATGCCAAGTTCCGCacctttttataaatctccTCTTGCGTTTTCGATTGGAACGGTGGGTACCCAGTGAGCATCGCGAAACTAGAAGGGAATTAGCATGAAGTTGGCAGAGACAATTTGGTTGCAGGCTTTACCAGATGACTCCCAAAGACCAGATGTCGACCTTCTGTGTATGACCGCCTTTACTTTTGTCGAGGACCTCTGGTGCAATGTAATTCGGTGTCCCGCACAAcgtccttctccttttttCATCCCTCTCGGACATGATCATTGCTGCCAGACCGAAGTCGCCCACTTTAATATCCATGTTCTGATCCAGAAACAAGTTTCCCATCTTCAGATCGCGATGCGCAACATTTCGCTTGTGTAGGTATTTGATCGCACCGCACAGTTGGACCATGAACCGTCTGACCTCGGGCACACTTAGGCACTTCCTCTTTCTGACCATATCCATGACGGACCCATTCGGACATAGTTCCAGAATGACGTATATACTGCTGTCGAAGACGAAGGCGCGATGGAAGCCGACGATGTGAGGGTGGCGCATTTTCGAGTGAATCTGAAGCTCGGTACGAAACTGTGATGGTCGGTCAGCATACCAATTGCAACTACGCGGCATCACAAGGAAGTGATTAGGTTATATACCTTCtcttgcatcttcttctgtgcCATTTCGGATCGAACCACTTTCATAGCAAAGACTCGGCCGGTTCGCAGTAGTGTGCCTTCGTAGCAGATCGCAAAACCTCCCTTCCCAAGAAAAGCGCCGGTCGAGTATCGCTCTCCGTCCTCTTCCGGCTCCAAAAtcaatgatggtggtggcggcgcaTGATTTTTCGATGACGAAGCTTTctgagcggcggcggcagcggcagcattCTTATCCAATACTTTGCGCTCCATAGAGATCTTTGGCTTGACAATTTGGTTTGTCGACCGTGGTGATAGCGCCTCCATATTGCCTTGAGGGAGCACTTCGTGCCTTAATGTGATCGGGTATCAATGTTGGCGACAAAAGAACGGCGGTGATCTCGAAACCAGACTTGAGCGGACATCAACTCAGACGATATAAGCGATCAATAGTGGTACAGTGCACTGGGGGTATAATGGATCTAGTGGGCTTGTGCTCTATTGCCTGTAAGTAACCATATACAACATTGAAGTTATGCGACTTGGTCCTGGGGGCCAGCGACCGGTGAGGGGGTTTCACCGCACGGTGATGGAACACTGAAACCGCCAGACCGAGAGCGAAGTAGTGAGGCATTGAGAACATATACTTACTaaaaatgaatgaatatcaAACAATTGACGctcaaaaacaacaataTGCAATCAATGGCACTCCAATCAGGGAGACCGCGACCAGGGAGAGGTGGGGGGGGAAGACAGGAAGTTGAAGTAGGGATAGACAGAAGCAAAGACGGAGAGCTTCCCGGATGGAGACCAAACGAACTTCCCGATGCGGCAATCGATAAACATTGATCCGAATGCCTGTCCAACGCGCATTGCTGATGTCAGCAGGCACAGCAACCGCACATTATGCACAGCTATGCGCCCCACGAGTCCCGCTGCCGGTTGATGCCTGACAATCCAGTCAGCAGTTGTGAATCATCTTCGACCAACTTCCAGGCCCATGTGAAGAGCTATTTTAAGACCTCGCCTTACCGTGATATGGATTCAAGTCGCTCATAATACATCTCTAGGACCTctctcttcattctttcctaaaatctctcttctccctcccctccacccaccaTGTCTCTCACCCTCAAGCTCTCCTCCCTTGTTATCCGCACCTTGTCAAAGCCGATCGCCGTACGCTTATTCCACCCTTGCAGTGATGCGCTGCTGACCGGAACTGACTGACACTTCAAAGAACCAAATCAAGGCCCAGGCTCGCGAACATGAACGCTTCCGGCGCATCTGCGTCTCTATGGCGCAAGGTCTCCACCGCATCGACATGCGTCTCCGGCTAGGCAACATTCGCGACAACGCCGCATCGCAAAAACGAGCAGCTGCTGAAAGGGAGCTCCGAAAGCACAAGCCCACGTCCCCAACGGTCAAGACGGAAGTAGAGGCGAaagcggaagaggaagccattGCGAAAGCCAAAGCGGCGGCAGAGGAGGCAGCGAAGCCGGCACCGAAACCTCACATTCGACCATTGTCCGAGTCCAAGGCCATCGAGTCCGGCGCCACATTTATCAGCGAAACATTCTTGTTTATTGTTGCGGGAGGATTGATTGTCTTTGAGTCGTGGAGGTCTCGGAGAAAGGAAACAACCCGCAGGGAGGACGTTGAGACTCGATTGGCCGAGCTGGAGCAGTCTGAGAAGGCCGCCCGGCTAGCACTGTTggccttggagaaggagctgCTTCAACAGAAGGCCAAGCACGGGGAACTACCCAAGTCCTCCTCGAGGATCCTACCACGCGAGGTGTGGGACGTGAACcaagaggatgaggtgaagcCAGCCGAGGAGCCGGGCTTGCTGTCGTGGATTACGTCGTATCTGCCTTGGGGGGAGAGTCCGGAACAACGGGCAGAGTCTGTGATCAAGGAGAGCAAGAGTGCAGCGAAGCCATCCGTTGATGCACCAACCTCACCGGCATCGAAACCAGCCGAACCGGAATCGAAAGCGCCAGAGCCGAAAAAGGCTTGAGCGATGCCAGTAATAGACTTATGCACCTGTAAATATTGTTATAGAGCAGTTGGGGCACTCTGTGGTGGACTATCTTTTTAATGATGTTGCGATACCCTTAGACATGACGGAAGGCAAACATGCGGAggcttaaaaatataattcaCTCCTCTCTTCAAAGAGCGTATTTTCTACATGCCACATTACCATATTCGAATACTAGAGAGATGGAGCCTGACAATCCAGTTTCTCTTCGCGGCACCTACTCCCTTTCACTTCGAGGGCAATCAATATGGAGAATGCTTGAGCCAATCTTGAGAATGTCTCCGGGCCTAAAAGGTTGGTCGACTTCGATTGAGAATGGAGCTTCCCTCTGATACCGATACAGCGGGGGAGGTGAAAGAGGGGAGTGATTTCAACTTCCGCCTGGGTAATGATACAGCGACACTAAGTATCCTCCTGTTAACACCCTCATCCATTGAAGCGTCTGTTGCAGAAGAGACTACATTCAGACTACGCCAATTTTCCTTCCTCGCAGGTCGCGTCGACAAGAAAGCTGTGGTATATCTGCTGTCTGGGACACCATTTCATAGTGCAAGTGGGAGATATGGTCTTGACGGACTGGTAGCATTACAAGCACTGTGCGGGCATTCTCTACATTCATCTAGAAGTAGTTGCGACGCGACTAACATTGAGGAGCTGTACAGGATGATCGAATCCCTCCCAAGCATGCTCCCTATCATTCCTATTGCAGACGCGGATTGCTTCCTGGCCTCTGTGCAAGAATATATCACCAACCTTGAGGCGATCGATATTCCATGACAACAATGCTCTGTGAATACAATGGGTTTTGCAAGATCCAGATTCTTCTCTGCTACACCATTTGATGAACAGGGGGACCAGAACTTCAGAAGTTTCGCTGGGTAGTTGTAGGACTCATAGAACTATAAGTGGGATCAGCAACTACGGCAGTATTATGGCAAATAATTACACCCCTTTATTCTTATTGTAAGGGGTTTGAAAGTCAGCCCAATGCTGTTTCTTTCTACGATGGTGCATTCGATGATGTCACGAGTGTTTCGTTGCCCAATTGTGTAGTTCCAAGTCAGGATAGTAtcagtagtagttgtagtagttgttgtacTAAGTAGGAGGGTATGTCAGGCTGGGAGGTGAGGTTAGGTACACACGACAACCCAAAATATATTTTCGGGAGTGGATCGTATTCGTTTATCAGGACTATCCCCCTATCCAGGGGTTCTACATTAGAAGAAAACCAATTTCCATCAGTACTACTAGCCCCTAATCAATGCAATTGATGAAATATGGCAGATGTTATGGTAGAAAATCCGGGAACAGCTGGATGGTGAAGGAGCGACTAGTTCTTAGTTCTTAGTAGTACAAGCCGGACAAGCATTGGGCTGCAGGAGGGGTGACGtagtgagagggagaggaagagtcgAGGAAGAGTCGCGCAAGAAGTAAAAGGAACCGTTGGCGCAATAATGGCAGCCTCAGGCACTGACACTCATAAGTCCCTTGGATCGTCGGTGCCTCGGACGGGCGTGTGCGGCCagcccttcttttctttctttcttcccttaaCAACgaactaactaactgactgactggaaCCTTTTAGCGCCAGGGACCCGGGACTTCCAGGGGCGACTGGCGCTCGGGGatttttacttttacttTTACTTTTGCCCCGGAGGCAACAACATATACCActgaaagtagtagtagtagtagatagtatccCTACGGTTAAGTACTcaacttacttacttactaactACGTAGTATAACTCTGGTACTACCAATCCTAGTTGATTAGAGGGTATGGTCGGGTACTAACAGTAATAGTGATTGCGCGTATTCGAGGCAGCGCAACCCAAGTGTGGCGCAGGCTCCATCGGCCGGCCCGCCGAATCACcggctctcttcttccagtcttGTGTCTGTCGTTACTTAGAATAGCGAAAGAGGGACCCCGGCcattctctcctcctcctccacaaggCACCCTTCCGtcattcttcctccctctttctctttctctctcccctcgtcctcttcgcaTTCCTATACCCCTCTTCTATTACCTTACACACCCTTATTCTTTCCTGCGGGCCCCTCCTTACACCATCCACTAGCTTCTTGGAATGAACCATACGCCCGCTGCGTTCATTCCCTATCCGCTGTGAATTTATCCGCCCCGTTCCTGTCCAGATTGATAGGCCAGATATCGTGACGCTTGGGCGCAACTTCCGGGGAGGTCGGTAGCCACAACCATGGTGAGTCGCAGCCCATTCCCCTGCCAGTTCGATGCCAGAGGTTTATCCTTTTGGATTGAATTGTCTTTTGCTAACCCCCATGTCTCATTGTTAGGGTCATTCACGACGTCCGGCTggcggggagaagaagagtcGCGGCTTCGGTCGCTCCAAGGCCGCCGCCGATGTGGGCGACGGGCGACAGGCGGGCAAGCCTCAGGTCAAGAAGGCCGTCTTCGAAAgtacaaagaagaaggagattggTGTCTCAGATCTTACCCTCCTTAGCAAAATCTCCAACGAGGCCATCAATGAGAACCTCAAACTCCGCTTCGAACATGACGAGATCTACGTaagctgccgctgccaccaCTAccgccactactaccacacACACCCCCGGCGAGGCTATCTAGGCGAGGACAATCACTAACGGACAACTTCCATAGACATACATTGGACATGTGTTGGTGTCTGTTAACCCGTTCCGCGACTGTAAGTGGCTTCCCCTGAGCGCCATCAGCGCCCGTGGTCGCATGGCTGACCACGCCCCCTATTCTAGTGGGCATCTATACCGATCGTGTCCTCGAGTCCTACCGGGGGAAGAACCGACTCGAAGTCCCGCCCCACGTTTTCGCGGTCGCAGAATCCGCCTACTACAACATGAAGTCATACAAGGATAACCAGTGCGTGATCATTTCAGGAGAGTCGGGTGCGGGTAAGACGGAGGCGGCCAAGCGGATCATGCAGTACATCGCCAGTGTATCCGGCGGCAGCGACTCGTCCATCCAACAGACCAAGGACATGGTTTTGGCCACCAACCCGTTGCTCGAATCGTTTGGTAACGCAAAGACCCtgcgcaacaacaactcctCCCGTTTCGGAAAATACCTGGAACTGGAATTCAACACCAATGGCGAGCCGGTGGGTGCCAACATTACAAACTACCTGTTAGAGAAGTCAAGAGTGGTGGGCCAGATCACGAATGAGCGAAACTTCCACATTTTCTACCAATTTACCAAGGCTGCACCGCAGAAGTACAGAGGTAGGCGCAATTAATCCCGGTTCCTGTGAACGCGCTAACAGCTCGTGACCAGACATGTTCGGCATACAACAACCTCAGTCCTATCTCTACACCAGCCGATCAAAGTGCTACGATGTCCCCGGCGTCGATGATGCGGCCGAATTTAGAGACACCATCAATGCAATGGGTGTCATCGGAATGGCAGAAGCTGAACAGGATGAGGTGTTCCGCATGCTGGCCGCGATCCTGTGGATCGGAAACATCCAGTTTGCCGAAGACGATTCCGGGAACGCTGCCATCACCGACCAGTCGGTGGTCGACTTTGTCGCATACTTGCTGGAGGTCGATGCCGCGCAGGTGAACAAGGCGCTGACCATCCGGTTGATGGAGACGGCCCGCGGAGGCCGCAGGGGATCGGTCTATGAGGTTCCGTTGAACACGGTGCAGGCGCTGGCTGTTCGTGATGCGTTGTCCAAGGCGATCTACTTCAATCTCTTTGACTGGATTGTTGGGCGGGTCAACTCTTCGTTGACCGCCAGAGGGTCGGTGGCGAACTCCATCGGTATCTTGGATATCTACGGGTTTGAGATTTTCGAGAAGAACTCGTTTGAGCAACTGTGTATTAACTACGTCAATGAGAAGTTGCAGCAGATCTTCATCCAGTTGACCTTGAAGGCGGAGCAGGATGAGTATGCGCGGGAACAGATCCAGTGGACCCCGATCAAATACTTTGATAACAAGGTGGTCTGCTCGTTGATTGAGGACAAGCGTCCCCCTGGTGTCTTTGCAGCGCTGAACGATGCCTGCGCGACAGCGCATGCCGACTCCGGCGCGGCGGACAACACATTCGTCGGCCGTCTCAACTTCCTGGGCCAGAACCCCAACTTTGAGAGCCGCCAGGGCCAGTTTATCGTCAAGCATTACGCCGGTGACGTCAGCTATGCAGTCGAGGGCATGAccgacaagaacaaggaccAGCTGCTGAAGGATCTGTTGAACCTCGCCGGTTCTAGCAGCAACCAATTCGTCCACACCCTCTTCCCCAACCAAGTCAACCAGGATGATAAGAGACGTCCGCCCACCGCCAGCGACAAGATCAAGGCATCTGCCAACGACCTTGTGGCGACCTTGATGAAGGCACAGCCGTCTTACATTCGGACCATCAAGCCCAACGATAACAAAGCGCCCCGGGAGTACAACCAAGGCAACGTGCTGCACCAGATCAAGTATCTGGGTCTGCAGGAGAACGTACGTATTCGTCGCGCTGGTTTCGCCTACCGTCAAACGTTTGATAAGTTTGTGGAACGCTTCTACCTGCTGTCGCCCAAGACATCCTACGCCGGCGACTACACGTGGACGGGCGATGAGGAGTCTGGTGCCCGCCAAATCCTCAAAGACACCAGTATCCCCGCAGAAGAGTACCAGATGGGTATCACCAAGGTCTTTGTCAAGACCCCGGAGACGCTATTCGCCTTGGAGACGATGCGCGACCGGTACTGGCACAACATGGCCATTCGCATTCAGCGTGCTTGGCGCAACTACCTGCGCTACCGCATTGAATGCGCCATCCGCATCCAGCGGTTCTGGCGTCGCATGACAGGCGGTCTGGAGTTCATCAAACTGCGGGACCAAGGACATCAGGTCCTTCAGGGCAAGAAGGAGCGGCGCAGGATGAGTTTGCTCGGGTCGCGGCGCTTCCTCGGAGATTATGTGGGCGTTGGCAATAAGGGTGGACCGGGCGAGATGATCCGGAACGGTGCAGGCATTAACGGTGAGTAGCAtggtttgtgtgtgtgtaggATCTGGCTGACAAGTGCTAGGATCGGAAAatattctcttttcttgccgTGGCGAAGTATTGATTTCTAAGTTTGGCCGGTCCAGCAAGCCGGCGCCGCGCATCTTTGTTTTGGTAAGTCGACGCTCCTTGCTGCAACTGGACGCAGCTGACAACGCAGACCAACCGACACGTCTACATCGTGGCACAAACGCTGGTCAACAACCAGCTTCAGATTGCATCAGAGAGGACGATACCTATCGGAGCGATCAAGTCCGTCAGCACATCGAACCTGAAGGATGACTGGTTCTCGCTCGTGGTGGGCGGACAGGAGCCGGACCCGCTGATGAACTGTGTCTTTAAGACGGAGTTCTTCACCCACCTCACCAATGCACTTCGCGGACAGCTGAACCTGAAGATTGCAGACCAGTAAGCTCATTTCATCCTCATAGAGAGGGCGCCACTAACCTTTCCTAGCATCGAGTACAACAAGAAGCCGGGCAAGCTAGCCACCGTCAAGGTGGTCAAGGACCCTGGGGCCTCGAACGTCGACAGCTACAAGAGCAGCACCATCCATACGAGTGCGGGTGAACCCCCTAGCTCTGTTTCCAAACCCACGCCACGCCCGAAGCAGGTTGCTGCGCGACCCGTGACGAAGGGCAAGTTGCTCCGGCCTGGCGGTCCTGGCGGCGGGCCATCGAAGTTGGCATCCAGACCTGTACCGGCGCGCCAGCCTTTGCCTCAGTCCACACCGCAGCCGGCTGCCGTGCAACCACCCCCCGCCCCCAGGCCAGCTGTGTCGCCCGCAGCGCAGCCCAGACCGGTCCCTCAACCTGTTGCCGCGGTTGCCGCAGCGCAGCACACACGAAATGCATCCACCAGCTCCGCAAGGGCGCCgcccccacctcccccggCGACGCCGCCAGCCCAGAAGAAGCCAATGGCGAAGGTGTTGTACGACTTTAACAGCGACCAGACCAACGAACTGTCGATCCGAGCGGGCGAACTTGTGCAGATTGTGTccaaggaaggaaatggTAAGTCACACAACCCATTGTTTTTGACGCATGTCAGCTAATGTCTGcaggatggtggttgtgtaTGAACACAGCGACATCGGTTCAGGGCTGGACGCCCGAGGCCTACCTTGAGGAGCAAGTAGCAGCGTCACCTAAGCCTGCACCGCCCCCGCCGCCACCGGCTGCACCCCGCGCCAGCCCCGTGCCGGCGACTAAtggtgccgccgccgctgtgGCCGCCAAAGCCAAGGCCAAGCCGGCACCACCGGCCCCGCCAGCGAAGCGGCCCAACATGGCTGGGCGGAAGGTGGCGCCCGcacccccagcagcaccgcGCGATAGTGCCGTGAGCATGAACTCGCACGACTCGTCTGGCGGCAGCGGACGGGGGACGCCCAACAGCGCGTCGAACGCGAGTCTGGCGGGAGGATTGGCGGAGGCACTTAAGGCGCGACAGCACGCGATGCAGGGACatcatgatgaagacgatgagtgGTAGACTACATACTACACTGTCGAGAATGAGCTAGAAGCATACCCGGTAGATAAAATAGACATGTATAGCACTGCTACAGCTGAACCAGTAGATAtaccttcttcatcaaatgCAACAAACGGCCTCATGAATCACCAAACCCGTCCTCATATACCCGACCAACAACctaaaatatttacttacAAGAACTTACTCGCCAAACTCATCAACGCCCCTGGACCACCCGTACCACTCGACCCACTGCCCTGACTCTTCATATACATCTTAAACGCCATCTCAGCCGCCGAGTTAACAGCCGACTGCTTATCACCAGACTGCCCCAACACCAGTCCAGTTAGCCTATACCCTATATAGCAACATCAAACCATAACAAAGGGGATGAAGGATAAATAGACTTACGACATTCCCAGAcccagccttctcctcccaaaGCTTACTCGCCTGCGCCATCGCCATGCCAATAAACTCATTCTTATCCCCACCACTGctaccacccccaccaccagagGTAAACATCTTCAGCGCCTGCATCGCAGCACCGGCACCCAAGCTGCTGCTAtcatgttgctgttgctgctctccGCCACCGTTATACAGCCGCTGGTGCGACTGCACGAGGTGCTCCTCGTCGATGTCCGGTTGCTCGGAGTACTGGCTCTTGCGGTCGGAGAGGAAGCCcagggcggaggagaagagagaactGTCGGAGGAGGATTCGTGCGATTGTGCGTGGTGTTGGGCGGAGGAGAATTCGGGGTCGTAGctgccgccaccaccaccgtagccaccaccaccggagtATCctccggaggaggaagagtggGAGCCGGAGGTGGCTTGTTCgagggcggaggagatgaggttggagaaggacatatttttctttatatttctttgatactttgtttgtttgtttgtttgttttggggggatggggagataGATGAtaaggtgatgatgatgatgggaggaggggatgatggaggggttAAGGGGATAAGGAGTATTTATGAGGGGCTGTGGCGGTGTAGACGAGATGTAGAAGGGGGAATGGGGAATGATCGGCAGTGGGGCAGGGCGCTCAGCCACGATCGGGCGATTTAGTTTACTTTGTACGGAGGACttgtattattatagagTAAGTCATTGTAAAGAGTAGGTCGTGAGAATGCTTCGAATCATGGCTAAAACTGCAATAACGTGGTATCTCTAAATCACGGCTCCGCCCAATTATGCAATATAATGCACTACTCATACACCCATCGCTACAATAGCATCGCTTCatgctcctcgtcctccaAAGTCCACATCCATCGCTGCTGTCGCTCACGCTCTGTCAACATGCATCGCTCGTCGTCGTCCAGCTCCGTCTCGCGCAGCCACTCGTTCGGCCGATCCCGCAGCCCGTATCGTTGTCCCCACTGCCGTCGCTCATATTCCAGGAACCCGCCAAAGTGCTCGTCCGTGTTGGCCACCCAGATCGTGCTGCCATCCGGCGCGTAGTCGGCACCGCCGATCTCCCCAAAGAAGTCGTGCACTTGTCGACGCTGGTATGTCTGCGCGTTGACCACGGCGATGCGGTCCGCCGGCTCACACAGCAGCAGAGTGCGCGGCCCGCCGCCCACGGGCGACCAGCGCAGTGACCGGTACCCGGCCACATCGGACTCGATCTTCTGCAGCATCCGCCACATGCGCACATCCCAGATGATCGCCGTCTTATCTTGATTGCTCGTGGCGATGTGGTGCATGTCGGGCGCCCAGGCGCACGCAAACCCGAAATCGCGGTGTCCGCGCAAGGGGTGCACCGGGCGCCCGGTATCCGCTTCGACGACCCACGCGTCCGCCGAGTCGCCAATCAGCACGCGCAGGCGCCCGTCTGGCGAGGTCGTCGTGCAGTTGATGGCCCGCGAGAGCTCGTGGTCCGCCACAAACGTGTTGGTCTCGCAATCCAGCACCCGCAAGTGACGGTCATTCGACGCGAAGATCCCCTGTGGAGACCGATTCGTCCGGCTCGGAATGATGTCGACATGGTTGGTGATGCCATTCGCGTCCTTGGTTACATAGCCTTGCACGCCCGGGCCTGTCGTGCCCGCCGCTCGCACGGCATATTCGCCCGAAAACCCGCCCGCGATGGTCGTGTCGTGCGCCGACTTCATCGTCGAGATCTTGACGGGGCCCTGCAGCCCCGACTCGACCGTCGGCCGGGACAGGTCGAGCAGGCAGACGAGATCGTCGTATGCGGGCACCCACGAGTAGACCTTTGACTCGTGTGCAAAGTGGACGGTATTGTATGCCGCCACCGACATCAGGTTCCGGAGCTGAAAGTGCTCGATGGTGGCTTTGTGTTCCGTGTACATGGCCTTGCCGCGAAAGTACGACTCTTCCTGCGGCAACCTCGCGCCAGGCCGTTGCCGGGAATATTCCAGGTTGTGGTACGATGTATACGACTGGTCCCGCAGCTCGCGCACATAAGCCCGTTTGATCCGCAAGGCATCCCACCAGGGGATCTGTTGCAGATCGTAGAAATCTCGCGCATACCCCGGCGGTCGATAGATTTTCGGCGGGGGAATCCACCCGATCAGATGCGCAATGGCGCTGCGGGGGAGGTGTGCCGACGACATCGACAGACTGGGAATCGCGGACGCGGCGGACGACTGGTACAGCCACTGGGCAATAAACTGGTCCACGTTCAGATTCCTTTCGCGGGCTAGTACTAGGTTAGCATGCCGCAAGAACCGTAGAAACCGATGGAGACTCACTCGTTCCCACCACTGGAGCAGCAAAATGCGTCTCGCCCGTCGGGTCGGCATTGCTTGAAT includes the following:
- a CDS encoding OPA3 family protein (COG:S;~EggNog:ENOG410PQ6U;~InterPro:IPR010754;~PFAM:PF07047;~TransMembrane:1 (o129-148i)), whose protein sequence is MSLTLKLSSLVIRTLSKPIANQIKAQAREHERFRRICVSMAQGLHRIDMRLRLGNIRDNAASQKRAAAERELRKHKPTSPTVKTEVEAKAEEEAIAKAKAAAEEAAKPAPKPHIRPLSESKAIESGATFISETFLFIVAGGLIVFESWRSRRKETTRREDVETRLAELEQSEKAARLALLALEKELLQQKAKHGELPKSSSRILPREVWDVNQEDEVKPAEEPGLLSWITSYLPWGESPEQRAESVIKESKSAAKPSVDAPTSPASKPAEPESKAPEPKKA
- the CDC5 gene encoding cell cycle serine/threonine-protein kinase CDC5/MSD2 (COG:D;~EggNog:ENOG410PGS0;~InterPro:IPR017441,IPR008271,IPR033701,IPR000719, IPR011009,IPR033695;~PFAM:PF07714,PF00069;~go_function: GO:0004672 - protein kinase activity [Evidence IEA];~go_function: GO:0005524 - ATP binding [Evidence IEA];~go_process: GO:0006468 - protein phosphorylation [Evidence IEA]), which codes for MEALSPRSTNQIVKPKISMERKVLDKNAAAAAAAQKASSSKNHAPPPPSLILEPEEDGERYSTGAFLGKGGFAICYEGTLLRTGRVFAMKVVRSEMAQKKMQEKFRTELQIHSKMRHPHIVGFHRAFVFDSSIYVILELCPNGSVMDMVRKRKCLSVPEVRRFMVQLCGAIKYLHKRNVAHRDLKMGNLFLDQNMDIKVGDFGLAAMIMSERDEKRRRTLCGTPNYIAPEVLDKSKGGHTQKVDIWSLGVICFAMLTGYPPFQSKTQEEIYKKVRNLAYVWPKGTECANYIPEEAKSLVSWCLNLAEEERPEPDDIVEHPFFRMYDGCIPKRLDPSCSVSRPLWLKPDEPRGDRMMFGSSLEYDEKLSGYIEHIDDPSQRYLVCRAAFYTLCGVGRKPDGTARKAAGKNCSKSAYAECLSEEEKGFQPVIPLPEDIVYKYPHDPIGDWSDPDTSLLSRRDGSSFEDSVLSRKSSASARSNVASLTRTQAALAAAQQRRKESQSHAATLRQQAATGRGSVRKIAAIPDPIPTAKALFEEEPEAKPAVVPSGGLAERPIRARRGVAASYSGSLRDLDKNIAPQIPKSSTAPESLVIGKTRSQTRSQTRSQSRRLESGSQETSHLPPPAKERPASVAMDHLPVRPRQPSQRAMPKSETRDVLRQEEPLKAAATQESLPEKPARPDPSSQPLSRSGSKTASASKPRSTLGLHPLFHVEDPWEALPRTSLDDVNMDLRHMLSNMVPHSAARRRAGLRRPPHAYVIKWVDYTNRYGIGYVLDDGSVGCVFKAENGQPASGVVVRDGEKHIRRKARSQEQHEGAVYGYSEADQLIPRHGKPVEFYENCTRDFAECRGGIRRALISPSLFEVKASSSGSSAAGIKIRTNSGLDCARADAEKIKRVKLVDQFGKYMIGSLGRHGDDAVLEDELASGSSGQFIKFYQRLGNVGVWGFGDGAFQFNFPDHTKLVIAPGRTRSSSPWVDFYHLSPSAARYLSTKGKMHPSGFDTRAVTSDEVATFLGIAYGTGASSADERVRDILDANSFLQKINFIKEVMKGWVKQGRLGGRPTHDKASGAATPMELFWEGSQERAAGGSGSKFVWVTVGAPGGDGEYRSVSLRERRSDAEEDREADALRERLRMLGRPL